The DNA segment ACCCTGCAGGAATTGTCCGGCGGCCGCTTCATCCTGGGTCTCGGTCCGTCCGGCCCACAGGTCGCGGAAGGCTGGCACGGCGTGCCCTATGGCAAGCCCATGGTGAAGGTGAAGGAATATGTGGAAATCGTCCGCCAGATCCTGAAGCGCGAAAAGCCGCTCGAGTTCCACGGCGAGGAATACCGCATTCCCTATGATGGCCCCGGCGCCACCGGTCTGGGCAAGCCGCTGAAGAGCATCCTGCACGGCGACCCCAGCATGCCGATCTATACCGCGGCGATCACGCCGGCCGGTATCCGCGCCTCGGCGGAAGTGGCCGACGGCTTCTTCCCGATCTGGATGAACCCGGAACGTTTCGACGTGTTCAGGGAAGACATCGACAAGGGCCTCGCCAAGGCTGGCAACGGCAAGACGCTGGCCGATTTCGACGTTGCGCCGTTCGTCAACGTGGTGATGGGCGATGACGTGGACGAGTGCCGCAACAAGGTGCGGCCCGGCATGGCGCTCTATATCGGCGGCATGGGCGCCCGGTCGAAGAACTTCTACAACGACTACGCCAAGCGGCTGGGCTACGAGGATGCGGCGGTAAAGATCCAGGACCTGTTCCTGTCCGGCCAGCGCGCCGAGGCCGCCGCCGCCATTCCCGACGCGCTTGTCGATGCC comes from the Emcibacter sp. SYSU 3D8 genome and includes:
- a CDS encoding LLM class F420-dependent oxidoreductase, whose protein sequence is MKLGILLGYSGGRMDLGIESVKLAESLGYDSAWTAEAYGSDAVTPAAWVLAQTTKIKVGTSIMQIPARTPACAAMTAMTLQELSGGRFILGLGPSGPQVAEGWHGVPYGKPMVKVKEYVEIVRQILKREKPLEFHGEEYRIPYDGPGATGLGKPLKSILHGDPSMPIYTAAITPAGIRASAEVADGFFPIWMNPERFDVFREDIDKGLAKAGNGKTLADFDVAPFVNVVMGDDVDECRNKVRPGMALYIGGMGARSKNFYNDYAKRLGYEDAAVKIQDLFLSGQRAEAAAAIPDALVDAVALCGPKERIKERLSVWKDAAKKNHIGSMLIGRTSPDALKVIAEAML